tgGTCAAATTTTAGAGATACTTATtacttttaacaaaataaattccACTTTTTTAAATTACAGAGATTAACTTAAagctatatttattatttttggtacCTAACTCACAAAGTGTGAACTGTTTTTAAGTTTAAGCGGATTTAATTGAAATGAAGTCAAGAAAACCACAAATTAGAATGATTCCATATAAAACGTGGAAAAGAGAGAGCGGTGAAGAAAGGATTaatgaattattataataaGGTCACCCACGCCAACATGCTCGCCTTTAAAAATGCgataatttcaattattttaaagaaaacGAACAACATTTGAAAACGATTCATGATAATATGATTATGATATGCAACCTCATCTgacaaaataatattaaatattaaatattggtatttaatttatttacattattattaCATTGTCTATAATGTAGCTCATACAGTCagtatttcttgttctttatatttttcttgtaaATCTAATCGGAATCTTCAACTTTGAGTAGATAAGCATAACCATAAGACTGGTCGGTGAGACCTTCCGTCCCTCCCTATTCAAGATTATTCTAATTCACGGTGAGTGAGAAATTGGAATggaatactctctctctctctctctctctcgatCATATGCTAATTCTTTTTTTCTCCAATTGTGAGATCACATGCTTAATTTGAATCGTTTGTTTAATTGTTTTCTGGGTCTTTAATCATTTTAATCTTCCTGAGTTTAAGGTTAGGTGGTTTGGGGGTTAAATATTGCCATAATTGAGCTATAATCTAATCGGTGTGTGCTGTGTCCCCGCTTGAAACTGCTTTGGAATCTTAGATTTGTGAGATTATGACAACACCGAATTGTTTTGTTTCTTCTTATGCCAATTTTGTTTCAGTTCTTTTATGAGATGATTGAATTGTCCCACTCCCATGCCCCAATCTTCATGTAAAGAACTGAACTTCCCCCAAACTAGGCTTAACTTCTAGTACTTTTGGAgttcaaagaaaaacaaattgaaaGGCCTGAATTATCCCTTAAACTAAAGTTGGATagcttttttctttcaattcttaTCATTCTAGCAAAGGGGATATTGATTGAAGAATGTGGTGTGATATTATATGTTTCTTTAAATAAGATTAGCTTCACTAGGTAagaaatactaattattttacttttgttaCTCCCTTCACTCAAAATTTGTCATCATCTAATGCAGGTATTTGTAAGATAAGGATTTAAATATTACAAACTTAACTTTACTTACTCATTGGTAAATGGGGTCCGAAGGTCCTCcatcagcaaagataacaacAATTCATGTGACAGGATTTAAAAAGTTCCATGGGGTTTTAGAGAATCCAACAGAAATAATTGTCAATAATTTGACAGAATATATGAACAAGAAGACTTTGCCAAAATGTTTAACTATTGGGAGCTGCACCATTCTTGAGACCGCAGGTGAAGGAGCACTTGTTCCACTCTACCAGACCTTACAATCTGCCCTTATTGTTCCACAAGACTCTCAATCTGAATCTTCAAATTCCAACCGAATTATTTGGGTGAGTTACAATCTTATATAAGAAGaactaaaataaactaaaataagataaaaataaaacaaagaaaacaaagagcaCTAGAATACTTAACAATGTACCTCATACTCTTGTACCACATACTCTATTATACTAATATTATATGGATTTGTATGcataattatattgttattgCTTAATTGTCTTCTGAATAAATAAGAGACATAAATATTATTgtataaagaaaataaatatgatcaaagaagaaaagaacaaaataatcTATGATACACTGAGCAATACAGAATTGTCTCATGGTTTATTTTTGTATGTGTTAattaaagatttaaattttgttgttGATGTATAGGAATCTATTCTTGTTCCAACTATctcaaataattataattatttttagaatgggatgctttaataattgatttatgcATATTTATTGTAGAGATAAGAGAAGTTAGACTCGTCAAAGTTCAGAAAAACAAGAAATCCAAGAATAGCTAAGTTTGTTTTTTCATGCATAATTGCTTGTTGAGTTTTTAGTtctagaaataattaattagagCAGTAGTAACATATAGAGAGTACCAGAAATGATTAGTGAAAAAAGTAGATTTGTATTCATTTTGTTGTTAATAAACCTTCAATAGTTCTATTCTCCTTCTCTGTTTGCTAtgtgttttcttttttacttcCTCTGTGTTTCATACTGTAGAACTAAATATTTCATAATCTcttcatttattttctattagtgttttaatttttagtctGGATTCATGTCTGAATATGAAGACCAAAAGAAATTAATTCTAAGTTactctaaaaaatttttcaaaggtAGAATCTAGCTTATATAAGTTATGTTGTACTTTCTTTCTAATACTACTACAACTTAGTTCAAAAGATGAACTGAAAAAGTCAACTAAAAAATGGATAACCACTACCCAATTAGTTTTACTCAGCTATCTCAAATATTAGTTATTTCATTATATTTGCGTTTCTCTTGTTGTGCATTTACATTCTGGGTGGTTCTGATATATGTTTATTCAGCTTCATTTTGGGGTTAATAGTGGTGCAACAAGGTTTGCTATAGAGAAGCAAGCTTTCAATGAAGCTAATTTCCGTTGCCCTGATGAAATGGGATGGAAGCCCCAGGTCAGATTGGATAAGTAGattcatttaaatatttttttatcaacaaaCTTTATGATTGATCTTTATATAATTCATATGCTGCAGAGAGTCCCAATTGTTCCTTCAGATGGTGAAATTTCACGAACACGTCAGGTAAAACAGACCATTGAAGTTTTACGTACACATTTACACTCATAATTCtttcttaaaataattaacGTGTTAAACATTTAGCCTgatgtttaatattattgacTGTTTTCATCATGTAGAACACTTAGTGGTCAGTTTATTGATGAACGTTAAAATTAAGAATGTATAGAagaattttcatttatttcttttcaagATAAACTTAAATACTGTCaactttataaaaaatacacttatttttatgtgtaattaattttattacaaatgtgtctaaacataaaatattagatATCTACCAACTTTTTTTTATGGAAGCATGCACaagcaaataaaattattttctattacATAAGCAATTTGAATCAATCCCAAAGTTATGAAATAACTTCATTGATTGTGGTCCTAACTCTGTGCAGACTTCGCTTCCTGTTGTGGAGATCACCAAGGCATTGGCACAGAAGGAATATGATGTTATCCTATCGGATGATGCAGGCAGGTTTGTATGCAATTATGTTTACTACCATTCCCTTCGTTTTGCAGAGCAGAACGGGATTAAATCTCTTTTTGTTCATGTGCCACTCTTCTCAACAATAAATGAAGAAACTCAAATGCAATTTGCTTCTTCCTTGTTAGAGGTACTTGCTTCTATATGTTAATATCACCAACATAGACCCTCACATTTGGGAGCTTGATATAAAATTGTTGTGGTGTTGGAATGCTTGTGAAAATGAATGAATGTAATCTTCAATGAATAATCTCTGATGACAGGAAATATATTTAAATGGAAATGTGTTGATTGAAAAATGGCATGTGTTAATAGAGGCATTTGCTTTTCACCCATAAATGTTCGTGATTGATGATTTATTAGGGGGATGATAGTTTGACTTTGACATCTTCAAGTgaataaaattcattttcttttcatacTCAACAAGTAGTAGTTTAGTTGGATGGTGCTCAATATGTTACTCGTATCATTATTATTTGAGTTGATAAATcaatttatatttgaatatttatcgTTTATATAATCATCTGTTATAAGAAGTTTCATTTAATTCTCACACTTATAAGAAGTTTCATTTAATTCTCTATGTATCTAATAAACAGTAGTATAATGATAGAAACGGAATGAATCTATTGCTCCACCTTCTAAGGGTGTTAATATTCTTTAGTAATAGCTATCAAAAGATTACAGGTGATTTTATCTAAGAGATTTGCTTATAAATAGATCACATGTTTAAAAATCAGCTACTACATCAAGCATTCTGCAGGCTTAAACAAAATTCTAATAAGAGCATCCTATCCAACTTCAAAGTTCGTCATTTGgtaataaaaagtgaaaaatacATAACCTTTGTCTAAACAAAAAGCTTTAATGGTAATAAACCAAATTTACTATTTAGTATTTTAGAATCATCAGACACCAAAATTTAGGCTTCATAGTAACAAGCAAGAGccgtaataaattaaaatttgtttctAGAAATAAAACAATATAAATGCTAAAACACTTGCTCATAGGTTATTCAAACCTACTTTACAAgcactctattttatttttactctgcAAGGCTTCTTAGCTTTGAAAACATCTATAGATAATTTCGCATGCACCTAATCTTATACAGTATTTAACCTTAAATGGAATTCAcggttgttttttattttaatattagaaatcaacaaggctaatatttttattcaataataattagattggaaaaaataaataaaaaattatcttttttatttatttctacttttttgtttttcaaatgcCACAATTTGATTCACCCACCATTATATACCGTTAGCTAGTAGTCATCAAGCCACCATCTATtgctataaattttaaattttaaattattttattttttttataaatataaaaatagatataaattaaatgtattcttatattttaaatattttttatattgtgaCCCCAAAAACACAGTCAGACCTAAAATGAATTAGGTCCAATTAAAGGAACTAATCCAATCAATACCTATCCGATTTTATAGCGGTCAAACACAATGACAATGACAAGAGTATGACCCTACTTATCTAAATAAGTAAACGACTCTTAAGATATAAGGCCTAATTAAAGGAACTAATCCAGTCAATATTTACTTGACCTTATAGAGGTTGGACACAGTGACAAGAGTCTGACCTTACTTATCCAAATAAGATTCTTAAGATATCTTCCATTTATCTAGAATGGAAATCTCAACGACTTCTCTAGGAAAAGGAAACGGTTATCCACCAATAAAGGAGAAACTTCTCTAAAAAGTagttatctattctattataaatacactgacaccctcAGATATATTCAGAAcccaatttacaaaaaattGCCTAAAACCATTgttaacttaagtatcggaatCCCTTACAAATACAATCCACTACCTCTTCACAAACAACTCGAACGGACTCATCCTCGTTGGAGAAGATGTCGGACAGACCACCCTAGAACATGTGGACTTCACATTTAAAGCCCAAAAACAATCAATTTCAGGTAACTTTtagaataattattatatataaaatatattaaagatataattattatctaaacatattatattttaaatattatttctttaCATCACATTTTAACAGTTTAActatcatatttaaataaatatttgtttCATTTTCTCTGTATTTTAGTGATTGAGATTTGAGAGTCCtggttaaaattcacttttcttgaCAAATATATACTTGACATCTAAACCGAGCACTTGATAGAATTATAGCTACTAATCACAGACacaaaatattcaatttatacATCATAAATTATAGTCGGTTAAATTTTCACATCTTTGGTTCTCCAATATATACTAGTTTACCAATTCTGCATTGCTTGGCTTGAAATGTAATTATCATGGCATTGTGAACCTTCAATGCCATTGGAAGTTTGGAACcactttaaaataattaaacttatacATCACGCAGGTTGTAGAAAGAGTACTatcatattttagaaaaaactaGAAGTAAAAGGAGCTTTCTCTTTCATATTCCAATTTAGTGGGTGTGGTTTAATTACCTGTTCTTAATGGTTTTGATATCATTGACGCACTGAATGAAAAATCTTAGTGAGCACATAAGTGTAAGGAGGATGATAAGAAACTAATATATTAAAAGAGAAGCTAAAGTAATATTATAGTGAATGAATCGTacataaacttttaaattttatataaaattattatgtcatctattataataatataaaataaatattttaaaactatattaatattataaaaaataatatttgtataattaatctaatattaatctcataattttatatattaattatttaactctacaaaaaaattatagtatcaaaatattaattcatATCAATagtctaaattttaatattctatAGCCTATTTagagaataaattttattttataaaaatctattcatctatctatttataacgtataaaaaaattaaatacaacaacaactaagcctttttcattaagtgggtcggctacatgaatcaaacgacgctaTTGAGTTTTATCATGTATCATATCTATAGatagaccgtttacatgtagattttgtttgaccacctcatggatgatCTCCTTAGGTTTTTCTCTGTCTTTCATCCATTGTCCATCTTTCATCTAATCTACCCTCTTGACTGTGTGTTCTGTAGGttttcttctcacatgtccaaaccacttgAGTCGTGATTCTACTatcttttccacaataggtactactccaactctctctctcttatatcttcGTTTCTTATactatccaatcgcgtatgactaCTAATCCATCttaacatcttcatctctgccacacttaaCTTATGTTTGTGCTCCCTTTGGCCGCCCAACACTCTTTGCTATAAAACATAGCCAGTATGATAGCAGTGTGATAGAATTtatctttaagttttaaaggcacttttttgtcacatataaaacTAGATGCATTCCGCCATTTTAACCAACCTACTTGGATCCTATAAgttacatcatgttcaatctctccattattcTGTATGATGCatccaagatacttaaaacctCTAACTTTTCGTacgatgttttctccaatcttcacctctgtAATAGATTTTTCCTTTGGCGGCCGAACTTACATTTCATATATTCTGTCTTACTATAGCTTATGCGCACATCATACACTTCtcgagcttctctccataaatctaactttttatttaggtcttctgttgactctcccataaggatgATATTATCGGCAAAAAgtatgcaccatggcacaggctcttg
This portion of the Arachis duranensis cultivar V14167 chromosome 6, aradu.V14167.gnm2.J7QH, whole genome shotgun sequence genome encodes:
- the LOC107492222 gene encoding uncharacterized protein LOC107492222; protein product: MGSEGPPSAKITTIHVTGFKKFHGVLENPTEIIVNNLTEYMNKKTLPKCLTIGSCTILETAGEGALVPLYQTLQSALIVPQDSQSESSNSNRIIWLHFGVNSGATRFAIEKQAFNEANFRCPDEMGWKPQRVPIVPSDGEISRTRQTSLPVVEITKALAQKEYDVILSDDAGRFVCNYVYYHSLRFAEQNGIKSLFVHVPLFSTINEETQMQFASSLLEVLASIC